Genomic window (Citricoccus sp. SGAir0253):
GTTGGCCGTGGGCGATGTGGTGCTGGTGCGGGCCGGGGCGCGGGTCCCGGCCGACGGGACCATCCTGGCCGGGACCGCGGAGTTCGACGAGGCGATGATCACCGGGGAGTCCCAGCCGGTGCTGCGCCAGGCCGGGGACACGGTGGTGGCCGGCACGGTCGCCACCGACAACACCGTGCGGGTGGAAGTGGCCGCCATCGGCGCCGACACGACCCTGGCCGGCATCCAGCGGATGGTGGCCGACGCCCAGGAGTCCTCCTCCCGGGCCCAGGCGCTGGCGGACCGGGCCGCGGCCCTGCTGTTCTGGTTCGCCCTGGTCGCCGGCATCCTCACCGCGATCGCCTGGACGTGGCTGGGCAGCCCGGACGATGCGGTGACCCGGACGGTGACCGTGCTGGTCATCGCCTGCCCCCACGCGCTGGGCCTGGCGATCCCGCTGGTCATCGCCCTGTCCACCGAGCGCGCGGCGAAGGCCGGGGTGCTGATCAAGGACCGGTTGGCCCTGGAGCGGATGCGCACCATCGACGTCGTGCTCTTCGACAAGACCGGCACCCTGACCGAGGGCGCCCACGCCGTCACCGCGGTCACGACCATGCCCGACGTCTCCGAGGCCGAGCTGCTGGCCTACGCGGCTGCGGCCGAGGCCGACAGCGAGCACCCCGTGGCCCGAGCCATCGTCACCGCCGCCGCCGAGCACCCGGAGGCCGCCCGGATGCCCAAGCACGGGACGGACTTCAGCGCCGCCATGGGCCGGGGGGTGCGCGCCACCGTGGACGGGGCCGAGGTCCTCGTTGGCGGGCCGAACATGCTGCGCGAGCTCGCCCTGGACACCCCGGAGCAGATCATCGGGACCACCCGGGCCTGGGTCGACCGCGGGGCCGGGGTGCTGCACGTGGTCCGGGACGGCTCCGTCATCGGCGCGGTGGCCGTGGAGGACAAGGTCCGCCCGGAGTCCCGGGCCGCCGTGGCCGCCCTGCACGCCCGCGGGGTGAAGGTCGCGATGATCACCGGGGACGCCCGCCAGGTCGCCGAGGCCGTGGGCGCGGACCTGGGCATCGACGAGGTCTTCGCCGAGGTGCTCCCGCAGGACAAGGACACCAAGGTCAATGACCTGCAGTCCCGCGGGCTGAGCGTGGCCATGGTCGGCGACGGCGTCAACGACGCGCCCGCCCTGGCCCGCGCCGAGGTCGGCATCGCCATCGGCGCCGGCACCGACGTGGCCATGGAGTCCGCCGGCGTGGTGCTGGCCGGCAATGACCCGCGGGCCGTCCTGTCCATGATCGAGCTCTCCCACGCCAGCTACCGCAAGATGATCCAGAACCTGGTCTGGGCCGCCGGTTACAACATCCTCTCCGTCCCGCTGGCCGCCGGGGTGCTCGCCCCCATCGGGTTCGTGCTCTCCCCGGCGGTCGGGGCGATCCTCATGTCCGCCTCCACCATCGTGGTCGCCCTCAACGCCCAGCTACTGCGCCGGACCGACCTGGATCCGGCCCATCTGGCGCCCACCACCCCCGAGGACCGGCGCCCGGCGAGACGCGCCGCGCCGGTGGCCACCCACTGAACCGAAAACCGACACCCCAAGGAAAGGCAACTGCATGAAGCACACCACCACCCTGAGCGCCCTGGCCCTGGCCGCAGCACTGGCCCTGACCGCCTGTGGCAACACCGAGGGCGGCGGTGACGGCGGCACCGAGACCCCGCCCGCGCCGGCCGCCACCACCTCGACCCCGGCCGCCACGACGGCGGAGGCCTCACCCACCGCCACGGACACCGCCATCGGCACCACTGAGGAGATCTCCGCCGAGCACAACGACAAGGACATCATGTTCGCCCAGATGATGATCCCCCACCACCAGCAGGCCGTTCAGATGAGCGAGATGCTGCTGGCCAAGGAGGACATCCCGGCCGACGTGGCGGACTTCGCGCAGGAGGTCATCGACGCCCAGGGTCCGGAGATCGAGCGCATGGACGCGATGCTCGCCGCCTGGGGCGAAGAAGCCGTGGGCATGGAGGACATGGGCAGCATGGACGACGGTTCCGGACAGGGCATGAGCGGGATGATGTCCGAGGAGGACATGATGGCCCTGGATAAGGCCAAGGGCACCGAGGCCGCCCGCCTCTACCTGGAGCAGATGACAGCCCACCACGAGGGCGCCGTCGAGATGGCCCAGGAGCAGCTCGACGCCGGCCAGAACCCGCAGGCCAAGCAGCTGGCCCAGCAGGTCGTCGACGCCCAGAAGGCAGAGATCGAGGAGATGGGCACGATGCTCCAGGACCTGCCCGCCTCCTGACCTGGACTCCCCGGCCGAGGGCGGAGGGCCCATCCGATGGGGGCCCTCCGCTCCTGTCCACGGGTGCGGTAAGCCACCACCCTGGCGCCAGGACTTGGCGTTCCAACGAGTTGGGGCGAGCTCCGTTCCCACCGCAAGCCCTGGATGTTGGTCCGGGCAGGGAAGTTCTGGCCCTTGCGAAGAAACACAGGCGGGGAAACACTAGGGGCAGCGGCGGTGGGAGAGCCGCCAGGGCGGTGTCCATGAGCGGGAACGATGTGTTCAGGTAGCCGTAACCAGCGAACTTGCCCAGGACGGCGCGGCCGCCGTGTTCCTCGGGCGGGAGCGGAGACTGACCTGCTCCTTGTTGGCTCGGGCGGCCTGGGCGGATTCACCGGGTTGTTGCTCGAATCGGTGTCCACACCGTGGGTTCATCGTTCTCCCTGCGCGGTCTTGGTCGTCCAAACACGGCGCGGCACGAGGGAATGAGCCGTCTCGTCAGTTCTCCCACACGCAAACTACCCGGAAGCAGAGTCCGTGACGGCTGACCACTCTTCCCACCATAGTCAGGCTCCCGGTGACCGGCTGGGCTCTTCAGGACACGGCCTCCGGGGCAGACTCCAAGCGTTGTGGCATGCGCTGGCCGGGGCGGTCGGTCTGATCATGGGGCTCCTGCCGCACGTCCTGCACCACATTGGGTTGCTCGCTGGGACCGCGCTGGTCGCTGGGTCGGGTGGCACCGCATTGTTCGGTGCGCTGGGACTCTTGGCCTCCATCCCGATGCTGGTCCGGCTCTACCGACGGTTCGGCAGCTGGGTGGCGCCGGCCCTTGGACTGTTGGTCTTCGCCGTGATGTTCTCCCTGTCCGCGTTCGTCATTGGGCCGGCCATCAGTGGCTCCGGAGCAGAGGTCGACCCTGGTCCCGCGCCCACCGTGGACCATACCGATGACCACACCGGCCCTGGACACTGACCTTCCCGTCAGGCGAGGAATTCGGAAGCCGGAGCTACCTTCGCCTTCTTGCCGGAGGGTGGACGTCTAGACGACCCTTCTATTGTTCAGGTCAAGAGGGTCTGCAGCTTCCTGAACAGTTGACGGGCGATGAATCGTTTGAGGCAGCGGCGGACTTCCCTGCGAGTCTTGCCCTCGGCGGTGCGCCGCTGAACGTAATCCTGGGTCTGCGGGTCGAACATCATCCGCGTCCTGGCGATCGTGTGCAGCGCCCGGTTCAGTTGCCGATCGCCGTGTCGGTTGAGCCGGTGCCGGACGTTGTTGCCGGAGGAAGCCGGGATCGGATTCACCCCGGCCAGCGCGGCGAAGGCAGCCTCCGAGCGGATGCGCCCATGGTGTGAGTAGGACACGATCACCTGCGCGGCGGTCACCGGTCCGAGCCCTGGCAGGTCCATGAGGCCCGGGGCCATCGTGTCCACGACCTCCGCGAGCTGTTCCCTGTTCTGTGTCAGGAGGGCCTGGAAGTCGTGGATGGCGCTGGCCAGCCTCTTGGCCTCACCACGAGCGATTCGGGCAGGCAGATCATCGCCGGAGCGGACCCTCCACCGACTGATCTGCGTGATCTGGGAATCGGTGAGGGCCTTGCGGGCATCGACGCCCAGATCGAGGGTGCGCAATAGCGCGGTGAGCATGAGCCGGTTGGCCGTGCCCTGGTGTTCCATCGCATCACGGGCGTTGAGCAGGACCCTCAGGGCGTCACGGTGACCTTCCGCTCGGGGTTCCAACAGGGCCGAGACCTCCTCGGCGAGCACCGTGCGGTCGGCCGCCACCGCGTCGATGTCATCGGACTTCCCCCGGCCGGCACGCGAGGTCCGGCGCGGTGGACGTACCTCGCAGACCTCCAGTGCGGTGGTGCGCAGCGCCCGGGTCAGCGTGGAGCCGTAGGAATTGGTGCCCTCGATAGCCACCAGAGTCCGTCCCGGCTCGCTGCGTCGGTCGATCCAGGCAATGGCGCGGGTCAATCCCGGCGGGCTCGTGGGGAACGTGGCCGTATCCATGACGAGCCCAGTCGCGGCCGCCAGGACGGCGTAGGTGTTGGTGCGGGCGTGGGTATCCACCCCGACGACGTTCGTGTACTCATCGCGGACGGTGCTCATGATGGGTTCCTTCCCAGGCCAGGACGCCGAATGGCCAGCCAGGGAGGGGATCACGCCGAGGCACATCTCTAACGAGTCACATCCTGCAAATGACTGCGGGACGGACAACCTTCTATCAGGCCACCGGTGCGGACCAGACCGGCCCCACGGGCCGGGTGGACATGTCGTCTACAGGACACTGCCCGAGCAGGTCGAGTATGCAGGGAGTCACGCCCGGTCCGAGGGAACCAAGTCTGGCAGCCAGCCTCAGGCTCGCCACTACCCATTAGAGGGGTATGTGGTGACCCGGTCGAAGATCCGCCCCGGAGGCAACTGATGACCGCCGGGCCCCGTGTCGATTTCCTGGGCTCTCGGGCCGGCTCGGCAAAGCAGCGACCGTTTGCGGGTCGGGACGCCCAGGCTCGGACAATTCCCCGCTAGCACAGACCCTGAGCTCACCTCTCCCCGGTTTCGCGGTAATCACCGGCGCAGGCCCTGGCCTGATGGAAGCGGCCCACCTCAGCGCCTTCGATCCGGCCGGAGACCTTGTGACTCCGGGTGTCGAGCCCGTGCACCAACAGTTACGGAGCACCTACCCGGAGCGGTCCTGGAGCCCGTTCCGTCCTTCCTCGTCACAGCCGCGCAGCCACTCGTGGTAGCAGTTCCTGCTGATGCCGCAGTAGCGGCATGTGGCCGAGACGTTGCTGCTGGTTCCTGGGCATGGTGGATCACGACCAGCCGGTGCCCGGCCTGGCGTTGTCGTTCGAGGTCCCGTCGAATCTTGGTGATTTTCCGAGAACCGGGCGACCCGAGTGTCAATCACCTCTGTCAGTTCTAGGCCTAGGGCCGACTGGGCACTGTCCCGGTGGCCGGTCCGCCCGGGTCGGGGCGGGCGAGCTCCAGGTCCCATCTCTGGCCGGGGGCGAGCGTCCTGTACTGGCCTTCGGCGTGGATGCGTACGGGTGCTGCCGAGCAGCGGTGCAGCCGGATGCGCAGGTGGTCTCCGGTGAGCTCGATGGTGAGGGGTTGGCCGCGGTAGCGCAGCTGGAAGGAGGCCGCCGCCAGTTCCGCGGGCAGGGCCGGGTGTAGCCAGAGCGCCTCGTGGCGGGTCTCGACGCCGGCGTAGCAGCGGATCACCATGTCGGCGGTGCCGGCCATGGCCCCGAGGTGGACGCCCTCGCGGGTGGTGCCGCCCTGGGTGTCGGCCAGGTCTGCCTCCAGGGCCTGTTCGAACAGGGACCAGGACGCCGAGCGGTTGGTGCGGGCCAGGACCCAGGCGTGGACCAGGCGGCTCAGGGTGGAGCCGTGGCTGGTGCGGGCCAGGTAGTAGTGGACGGTGCGCGGGATGATTTCGGCGGGCAGTTCGTAACCCAGGTGGGTGAAGACTTCGCGCAGCTCCTCGGCGGAGAACAGGTAGAACAGCATCAGCACGTCGGCTTGTTTGGAGAGTCTGTAGCGGTTGGTGCTGTCGCCTTCGGCCTGCAGGATCAGGTCCAGGCGTCCGATGTTGCCGTAGCGCTGGTGGTAGCTTTCCCAGTCGAACTCCTGCAGGGCCTCGTAGCCCTCGAACTGGCTGATGATCCCGTCGGCGTGGAAGGGGACGCGCAGTCGTCGGCTCTGGTGGTCCCAGCGGGTGAGTTCGGCCCGGTCCAGGTCCAGCTGGCGCCACAGCGGGTCGCAGTCATGGCCGGCCAGCAGCTGGACGGTGTCCAGGGCCCGGGCCAGTACCCAGGCGGTGAGCACGTTGGTGTAGGCGTTGTTGCGCAGTCCCTGCCCGGGGGCGTCGGGGTAGCCGTCGTGGTACTCGTCCGGGCCCATCACCCCGGTGATGTCGAAGCGGTCCTCGGCCGGGTCGTACTGGGCCAGGGCGCTGAAGAAGCGGGCCACCTCGATGATCAGTTCGGCACCGTGGTCGGCGAGGAAGCCCAGGTCGCCGGTGGCCTGGTAGTACTGCCAGACGCTGTAGGCGATGGCCAGCCCGACATGGCGTTGCCGGTGGGAGTTGTCGGGCATCCACTGCCCGCTGCGCAGGTTGAACAGGTGGTCGGGGGTCTCCTCCCGCCCGTCGCTGCCGGACTGCCAGGGGAACATCGCCCCGGCCAGCCCGGCGTCCCGGGCGGCCCGGCGGGCGGCGGGCAGGCGCCGGTGCCGGTAGAGCAGGTAGGCGCGGGTCAGTTCGG
Coding sequences:
- a CDS encoding copper-translocating P-type ATPase encodes the protein MNASHHHDHPVGHSAEPAHPDADTHGQAMPTGHVHSAVDEDHQVHSHGQHAGHSTAMFKHRFWASLVLSVPVVVFSPMAAHLLGYHLPEFPGSAWIAPVLGTVIFVYGGAPFLKGGLTELRSRQPGMMLLIALAITVAFVASWVTTLGLGGFNLDFWWELALLVTIMLLGHWLEMRALGAASSALDALAALLPDEAEKVVDGDTVTVPIAELAVGDVVLVRAGARVPADGTILAGTAEFDEAMITGESQPVLRQAGDTVVAGTVATDNTVRVEVAAIGADTTLAGIQRMVADAQESSSRAQALADRAAALLFWFALVAGILTAIAWTWLGSPDDAVTRTVTVLVIACPHALGLAIPLVIALSTERAAKAGVLIKDRLALERMRTIDVVLFDKTGTLTEGAHAVTAVTTMPDVSEAELLAYAAAAEADSEHPVARAIVTAAAEHPEAARMPKHGTDFSAAMGRGVRATVDGAEVLVGGPNMLRELALDTPEQIIGTTRAWVDRGAGVLHVVRDGSVIGAVAVEDKVRPESRAAVAALHARGVKVAMITGDARQVAEAVGADLGIDEVFAEVLPQDKDTKVNDLQSRGLSVAMVGDGVNDAPALARAEVGIAIGAGTDVAMESAGVVLAGNDPRAVLSMIELSHASYRKMIQNLVWAAGYNILSVPLAAGVLAPIGFVLSPAVGAILMSASTIVVALNAQLLRRTDLDPAHLAPTTPEDRRPARRAAPVATH
- a CDS encoding DUF305 domain-containing protein, with product MKHTTTLSALALAAALALTACGNTEGGGDGGTETPPAPAATTSTPAATTAEASPTATDTAIGTTEEISAEHNDKDIMFAQMMIPHHQQAVQMSEMLLAKEDIPADVADFAQEVIDAQGPEIERMDAMLAAWGEEAVGMEDMGSMDDGSGQGMSGMMSEEDMMALDKAKGTEAARLYLEQMTAHHEGAVEMAQEQLDAGQNPQAKQLAQQVVDAQKAEIEEMGTMLQDLPAS
- a CDS encoding universal stress protein, whose product is MCSGSRNQRTCPGRRGRRVPRAGAETDLLLVGSGGLGGFTGLLLESVSTPWVHRSPCAVLVVQTRRGTRE
- a CDS encoding IS110 family transposase, with translation MSTVRDEYTNVVGVDTHARTNTYAVLAAATGLVMDTATFPTSPPGLTRAIAWIDRRSEPGRTLVAIEGTNSYGSTLTRALRTTALEVCEVRPPRRTSRAGRGKSDDIDAVAADRTVLAEEVSALLEPRAEGHRDALRVLLNARDAMEHQGTANRLMLTALLRTLDLGVDARKALTDSQITQISRWRVRSGDDLPARIARGEAKRLASAIHDFQALLTQNREQLAEVVDTMAPGLMDLPGLGPVTAAQVIVSYSHHGRIRSEAAFAALAGVNPIPASSGNNVRHRLNRHGDRQLNRALHTIARTRMMFDPQTQDYVQRRTAEGKTRREVRRCLKRFIARQLFRKLQTLLT
- a CDS encoding glycoside hydrolase family 65 protein; translated protein: MSLPPRGRGPGVRPGAEKAPGRSWCGGAREAPTDGWQLVYDHFDPAQEGTREALCTLGNGYWATRGALPGTTADGIHYPGTYLAGIYNRLTGEREGRQVETEHLVNAPDWTWLTLQPVGGPVLVPGTAQMLEHHQVLDLRRGVLTRTNRYRDATGRTTRVSCRQLQLLAEPHLAALEVTVVAEDWSGELVIESAVHGTVANRNVAADRSLPGEHLVPVAAAELDAQSVLYEAVTSQSQVHLATAARTRVHPDPRVRHRRPSHHDGGPGHRITVLLEPGQPVVIEKVAAVATSRDRAVSTAALEATQRIHAAPDFPALLAGHEQAWDELWARFGITLGAGPSQRQALNLHLFHVLQTVAGATPDLDAGVPARGLHGEGYRGHVFWDELFVYPILTLHRPELTRAYLLYRHRRLPAARRAARDAGLAGAMFPWQSGSDGREETPDHLFNLRSGQWMPDNSHRQRHVGLAIAYSVWQYYQATGDLGFLADHGAELIIEVARFFSALAQYDPAEDRFDITGVMGPDEYHDGYPDAPGQGLRNNAYTNVLTAWVLARALDTVQLLAGHDCDPLWRQLDLDRAELTRWDHQSRRLRVPFHADGIISQFEGYEALQEFDWESYHQRYGNIGRLDLILQAEGDSTNRYRLSKQADVLMLFYLFSAEELREVFTHLGYELPAEIIPRTVHYYLARTSHGSTLSRLVHAWVLARTNRSASWSLFEQALEADLADTQGGTTREGVHLGAMAGTADMVIRCYAGVETRHEALWLHPALPAELAAASFQLRYRGQPLTIELTGDHLRIRLHRCSAAPVRIHAEGQYRTLAPGQRWDLELARPDPGGPATGTVPSRP